In the Salvelinus namaycush isolate Seneca chromosome 35, SaNama_1.0, whole genome shotgun sequence genome, one interval contains:
- the lcmt1 gene encoding leucine carboxyl methyltransferase 1, which produces MAARQPFTDLDTADEAVRSTCDDATTCKRYATSKGYWTDPYVQYFVRSVGERKAPEINRGYYARVQGMNYLLDAFLRKTKCDCQIVNLGAGLDTTFWRLKDENLMPRKYFEVDFPMIAARKIHNIKTKPPLSKPLIETHSTDSLLLDGHSLDSDRYCIIGADLRDIPGLDDKLKKFHLNPELPTLFLSECVLVYMTPDQSSKLVNWASVTFHTAMFVNYEQVNMLDRFGQVMIENLQRRQCNLAGVEVCQSLESQKERFLKTGWENADALDMMTVYSVIPQDDVARIERLEFLDEKELLQQLLQHYSICWATKDKLKLGLSQVAF; this is translated from the exons ATGGCTGCCCGACAACCCTTCACAGATTTAGACACTGCCGACGAAGCAGTGAGGTCGACTTGTGACGATGCAACGACATgcaaaag ATATGCAACCAGTAAAGGCTACTGGACGGACCCCTATGTCCAGTATTTTGTGAGGTCGGTAGGGGAACGAAAAGCTCCAGAAATTAACAGAG GCTACTATGCCCGCGTGCAGGGAATGAACTACCTCCTGGATGCCTTCCTCAGGAAAACAAAGTGTGACTGTCAGATAGTGAACCTGGGGGCAGGGCTGGACACCACTTTCTGGAGGCTAAAG GATGAAAACCTCATGCCTAGAAAATACTTTGAAGTTGACTTTCCAATGATTGCTGCCAGGAAAATACACAACATAAA GACAAAACCACCACTGTCAAAACCTCTCATTGAGACCCACTCCACAGACTCACTATTACTAG ATGGCCACAGTCTAGACTCAGACAGGTACTGCATCATCGGTGCTGACCTTAGGGACATCCCAGGCCTAGATGACAAACTGAAGAAGTTCCACCTCAACCCAGA GTTGCCTACGTTGTTCCTGTCAGAGTGTGTGCTGGTCTACATGACTCCAGATCAGTCATCCAAGCTGGTGAACTGGGCCTCAGTCACCTTCCACACAGCCATGTTCGTCAACTATGAGCAG gtGAACATGCTGGATCGTTTTGGCCAGGTGATGATTGAGAATCTGCAGCGTCGTCAGTGTAATCTGGCAGGAGTGGAGGTGTGTCAGTCACTGGAATCGCAG AAAGAGCGCTTCCTAAAGACGGGCTGGGAGAATGCAGATGCTCTGGACATGATGACTGTGTACAGTGTTATACCTCAGGATGATGTGGCAAG AATAGAGCGTCTGGAATTTCTGGATGAGAAGGAACTTCTGCAGCAGCTCCTCCAACATTACAGTATCTGCTGGGCCACCAAGGACAAGCTCAAGCTAG GACTCTCACAAGTTGCTTTCTGA